A window of the Loxodonta africana isolate mLoxAfr1 chromosome 3, mLoxAfr1.hap2, whole genome shotgun sequence genome harbors these coding sequences:
- the LOC104846169 gene encoding zinc finger protein 699-like: MASKDSVVIEDVAVDFTQEEWALLDLAQRKLYRDVMMETFRNLASVVSQNLNDGEKLSSEQIIVQLMKNGTWPSVVREIFEFHGIEDKHNNQERHMRRHTLEKLHESKEGIQYGKTFSWIPNITVLNRTLPKVNFSERCKCGKFMDRSSLKHHIKSHNGCNICQCKECGNLCSCPSRPSVPMRTLIVEKPCKFKVCGKDFIGISTVKNHVTTLTGKKPCECNKSGSFSFFGAHMRGYKCECKKWKICTRTSSLTLHKKIHSRVKPAECMECEKASFIVKHIRKHNEERPYECKECGKAFSRSSSLITHVRIHSGERPYECEECGKAFSHSSSLTEHIRTHSGERPYECKECGKTFSRSSHLINHVRTHNGERPYKCKECGKAFSHFSILTRHIRIHSGERPYECKECGKAFSHSSTLTKHVRIHSGERPYVCKECGKAFSWASSLTIHRRTHSGEKPYECKECRKVFSSSSSLTEHIRTHSGERPYECKECGKAFSQSSSLTKHIRTHSGGRPYECKECGKVFSNSSYLAFHLKIHTGQKPL; encoded by the exons ATGGCTAGTAAG gactcagtggtcatTGAGGATGTGGCCGTGGACTTTACccaggaagagtgggctttgTTGGATCTTGctcagaggaaactctacagagatgtgatgatggaaaccttcagaaacctggcaTCAGTAG TGTCTCAAAACCTTAATGATGGAGAAAAGTTATCCAGTGAACAGATAATAGTACAATTAATGAAGAATGGCACCTGGCCCTCTGTGGTAAGAGAAATCTTTGAATTTCATGGCATTGAAGACAAGCATAACAACCAGGAGAGACATATGAG GAGGCATACGTTAGAAAAGCTTCATGAAAGTAAGGAAGGTATTCAGTATGGAAAAACCTTCAGCTGGATTCCAAATATTACTGTGCTTAACAGAACTCTTCCTAAAGTAAATTTTTCTGAACGCTGTAAGTGTGGAAAATTCATGGATCGTTCATCACTTAAGCATCATATCAAATCTCACAATGGATGCAATATATGtcagtgtaaggaatgtggaaatctctgcagtTGTCCCTCTCGTCCAAGCGTTCCTATGAGAACTCTTATTGTAGAGAAACCCTGTAAATTTAAGGTGTGTGGGAAAGACTTCATTGGTATCTCAACTGTTAAGAATCATGTGACAACGCTGACTGGAAAGAAACCCTGTGAATGTAACAAATCTGGTAGCTTCTCATTCTTTGGAGCACATATGAGAGGTTATAAGTGTGAATgtaaaaaatggaaaatctgtACTCGTACCTCATCCCTCACTTtacataaaaaaattcatagtagAGTTAAGCCTGCTGAGTGTATGGAATGTGAGAAAGCCTCATTCATCGTTAAACACATAAGAAAACACAAcgaagagaggccttatgaatgcaaggaatgtgggaagGCTTTTAGTCGTTCCTCATCCCTCATTACGCAtgtaagaattcacagtggagagaggccttatgaatgtgaggaatgtggcaAAGCTTTTAGCCATTCCTCATCCCTTACTGAGcacataagaactcacagtggagagaggccttatgaatgtaaggaatgtggaaaaacTTTTAGTCGGTCCTCACACCTCATTAACCATGTAAGAACACACAATGGAGAGCGGccttataaatgtaaggaatgcgggaaagcctttagtcattTCTCAATCCTCACTAGGCAtataagaattcacagtggagagaggccttatgaatgtaaggaatgtggaaaagcctttagtcATTCCTCAACCCTCACTAAACATGTAAGAATTCATAGTGGAGAAAGGCCTTATgtatgtaaggaatgtgggaaagcctttagttgggCCTCATCCCTCACTATACAtagaagaactcacagtggagagaagccttatgaatgtaaggagtgTAGGAAAGTCTTTAGTAGTTCCTCGTCCCTCACTGAAcacataagaactcacagtggagagaggccttatgaatgtaaagaatgcGGGAAAGCCTTTAGCCAGTCCTCATCCCTCACTAAACATATAAGAACGCACAGTGGAgggaggccttatgaatgtaaggaatgtggaaaagtcTTTAGTAATTCCTCATACCTCGCTTTTCACTTAAAAATTCACACAGGACAAAAACCTTTGTAA
- the LOC100663424 gene encoding zinc finger protein 791, which produces MDSVVFEDVAVEFTQEEWALLDFSQRKLYRDVMMETFSNLDSVFKQDNNEQALSMKSDSWLSTLGEICEYYGREHQYNNQGRHMRMSTVESLYESKDGKVNTGEEGNQCGKNFSWIGNLTSLKRMSPGVNPFQCFECGKTFISHLSFKYHIRSHTGYKPYCKECGEDCSCPSYLKPRVREKLCKCKDYGKPCNCFLPLTKRIRVHIGERPYGCKECGKAFSYLSSLTRHIRTHSGERLFECKKCEKTFSCSSSLAVHIRTHSVERPYECKECGKTFRYFSDLTKHIKTHSGERPYECKECGKAFIYLSSLTRHIRTHSGERLFECKECGKAFSRSSSLAKHIKTHSEEKPYECKECGKAFRYFSDLTRHVRTHSGERPYECKECGKAFICSSSLTIHVRSHSGERPYECQECGKAFTRSSHLTTHIRTHSEERPYECKECGKAFKHFAELTRHVRVHSEENPYECKECGKAFSCSSSLTIHIRSHSGERPYECEECGKAFTRSSHLTTHIRTHSEERPYECKECGKAFKHFSELTKHVRVHSGEKPYECKECGKAFSQFSRLTRHVRVHSGEKPFECKECGKSFSQFSYLTGHIRAHNGYRPYQCKECGKAFIRSSHLTEHIRTHSGERPYKCKECGKAFFQSSHLTNHVRSHTGEKPYECKECVKAFSCFSSFRKHVRTFHGVRPYDRNVRKSLVSSHTSLTI; this is translated from the exons gactcagtggtgTTTGAGGATGTGGCTGTGGAATTTACccaggaagagtgggctttgTTGGATTTTTCTCAgagaaaactctacagagatgtgatgatggaaaccttcagTAACCTGGACTCAG TTTTTAAACAGGATAATAATGAACAAGCATTGTCCATGAAGAGTGACTCCTGGTTATCCACGTTAGGAGAAATCTGTGAATACTATGGCCGTGAACATCAGTACAACAACCAGGGGAGGCACATGAG AATGTCTACAGTAGAGAGCCTCTACGAAAGTAAAGATGGTAAAGTAAATACAGGTGAAGAAGGTAATCAGTGTGGAAAAAATTTCAGCTGGATTGGAAATCTTACTAGTCTCAAAAGGATGTCTCCTGGAGTAAATCCTTTTCAGTGCTTTGAATGTGGAAAAACCTTCATCAGTCATTTATCATTTAAGTATCACATCAGATCTCACACTGGATACAAACCTTAttgtaaggaatgtggagaagACTGCAGTTGTCCTTCTTACCTGAAACCTCGTGTGAGAGAGAAACTTTGTAAATGTAAGGATTATGGGAAACCTTGTAATTGTTTCTTACCTCTCACTAAGCGTATAAGAGTTCACattggagagaggccttatgggtgtaaggagtgtgggaaagccttcagttATCTCTCAAGCCTCACTAGAcacataagaactcacagtggagagaggctttTTGAATGTAAGAAATGTGAGAAAACCTTCAGTTGTTCCTCATCCCTTGCTGtgcatataagaactcacagtgtgGAGAGGCcctatgaatgtaaagaatgtggaaaAACCTTCCGTTATTTCTCAGATCTCACTAAACATATAAAAAcacacagtggagagaggccttatgaatgtaaagaatgtgggaaagcctttatttatCTCTCAAGCCTCACtagacatataagaactcacagtggagagaggctatttgaatgtaaggaatgtgggaaagcctttagtcgttCCTCGTCCCTGGCTAAACATATAAAAACTCACAGTgaagagaagccttatgaatgtaaggaatgtgggaaagcctttcgttATTTCTCAGATCTCACTAGACATGTAAGAACTcatagtggagagaggccttatgaatgtaaggaatgtgggaaagcctttatttgttCCTCATCTCTCACTATACATGTAAgatctcacagtggagagaggccttacgaatgtcaggaatgtgggaaagcctttactcgGTCGTCACACCTCACTACCCATATAAGAACACACAGtgaagagaggccttatgaatgtaaagaatgtggaaaAGCTTTTAAGCATTTTGCAGAACTCACTAGACATGTTAGAGTTCACAGTGAAGAAAatccttatgaatgtaaggaatgtgggaaagcctttagttgttcctcaTCTCTCACTATACATATAAgatctcacagtggagagaggccttatgaatgtgaggaatgtgggaaagcctttacgcGGTCCTCACACCTCACTACCCATATAAGAACACACAGTGAAGagagaccttatgaatgtaaagaatgtggaaaagcctttaagcATTTTTCTGAACTCACTAAACATGTAAgagttcacagtggagagaagccttatgaatgtaaggaatgtgggaaagcctttagtcagtttTCACGACTCACTAGACATGTTAgagttcacagtggagagaagccttttgaatgtaaggaatgtggaaaatcCTTTAGTCAGTTTTCATACCTCACTGGCCATATAAGAGCTCACAATGGATACAGGCCTTAtcaatgtaaagaatgtgggaaagccttcattCGGTCCTCACACCTAACTGAACATATAAGAACGCACAGtggagaaaggccatataaatgtaaagaatgtgggaaagccttttttCAGTCCTCACACCTCACTAACCACGTAAGATCTCAcactggagagaagccttatgaatgtaaggaatgtgtgAAAGCCTTTAGTTGTTTCTCATCTTTCCGTAAACATGTTAGAACCTTCCATGGAGTTAGGCCTTATGATAGGAATGTGAGAAAGTCTTTAGTCAGTTCTCACACGTCACTGACCATATAA